The DNA segment GGAGGAGCGCGTCGCCGCGTACGGCGTGAGCGTGGAGACCTGCGCGGAGGCGCTGGCCGCGATCGCCCGGCCGAACGTGGCCAGCGTGCAGATCATCCTCAATCCGTTCCGGATGAAGCCGCTGCGCGAGGTGCTGCCCGCCGCCCGCGCCGCCGGTGTCGGCGTCATCGCCCGGGTGCCGCTCGCCTCCGGGCTGCTGTCCGGCAAGTACACCAAGGACACCGTCTTCGCCGCGAACGACCACCGCACCTTCAACCGGCACGGCGAGGCGTTCGACCAGGGCGAGACCTTCTCCGGAGTCGACTACGGGACCGGCGTGGAGGCGGCCGCCGAGTTCGCGGCGCTCGCCCCCGAGGGCTGCTCCCCGGCCCAGCTGGCGCTGCGCTGGATCATCGAGCAGGACGGCGTCACCACGGTCATCCCCGGCGCCCGCGACCCCGAGCAGGCCCGCGCCAACGCGGCCGCCGCGAAGCTGCCCCCGCTGGAGCCGGAGACGTCCGCCGCGATCCGGGACCTGTACGAGCGGCGGATCGCGGAGCAGGTCGAACACCGCTGGTAGCCGCGCCGCGGCCCATCGTTTGAAGAAACGGCCGGGCGGTTACCAGCACCGCATGACAGACGACCGCCGCAAGGGGCGCGACGAGACCAAGGAGGAACGGGCCGACCGGATGTGGGGTGAACTCGTCCAGGAGGTCCGCATCGCCCAGACGGGGGTGCAGATCCTGTTCGGCTTCCTGCTGACCGTCGTCTTCTACCCGAAATACACCACGCTGTCCGACACCAACCAGCACATCTACATCGTCACCGTGGTGCTCGGCGCCTGCACCACCGGCGCCCTCATCGGACCGGTCTCGCTGCACCGCCTGGTCTCCGGACACCGGGTCAAGCCCCAGGCGGTGCGGCTCGCCGCCCGGCTGACCTTCCTCGGCCTGGTGCTGCTGCTGGTCACGATGGCCTCGGCCCTGCTGCTCATCCTGCGGGTGGCCACGCACGACGGCTATGTGCCCTGGCTGATCGCGGCCGTCGTCGCCTGGTACCTGGTGTGCTGGTTCGGCCTCCCGCTGTGGGCCCGGCACCGGCACACCGTCGGCCCGGAAAACGAGTAACGGCCCGGCGGACGGGCCGCGTAGGGTCCCGCCATGCCCGAGCTGCAACCGCTGCGCCCCGACCACGCCCCAGCCC comes from the Streptomyces sp. SUK 48 genome and includes:
- a CDS encoding aldo/keto reductase, giving the protein MDERVIDRWGQWASVVGLGTWQLGADWGDVADQDAPAVLEAAAESGVTFFDTADVYGDGRSEQTIAAFLGGRPDLHVLVATKMGRRVDQVPENYVLDNFRAWNDRSRRNLGVDRIDLVQLHCPPASVYSTDAVYDALDTLVEEERVAAYGVSVETCAEALAAIARPNVASVQIILNPFRMKPLREVLPAARAAGVGVIARVPLASGLLSGKYTKDTVFAANDHRTFNRHGEAFDQGETFSGVDYGTGVEAAAEFAALAPEGCSPAQLALRWIIEQDGVTTVIPGARDPEQARANAAAAKLPPLEPETSAAIRDLYERRIAEQVEHRW
- a CDS encoding DUF6328 family protein, with product MTDDRRKGRDETKEERADRMWGELVQEVRIAQTGVQILFGFLLTVVFYPKYTTLSDTNQHIYIVTVVLGACTTGALIGPVSLHRLVSGHRVKPQAVRLAARLTFLGLVLLLVTMASALLLILRVATHDGYVPWLIAAVVAWYLVCWFGLPLWARHRHTVGPENE